One bacterium DNA segment encodes these proteins:
- a CDS encoding helix-turn-helix transcriptional regulator encodes MRLTPLKRCRFERGVMQMVLAKRAAIAWGRLSAIENGVAEAQPDELTRIAAALQVPIEALLEPLVARRRPRLRAA; translated from the coding sequence ATGCGACTGACGCCGCTCAAGCGCTGCCGATTCGAACGTGGGGTGATGCAGATGGTGCTCGCCAAGCGAGCGGCCATCGCCTGGGGGCGCCTGTCGGCGATCGAGAACGGGGTCGCCGAAGCGCAGCCTGACGAGCTGACGCGCATCGCCGCGGCGTTGCAGGTTCCGATCGAAGCCCTCCTCGAGCCGCTCGTCGCGCGCCGCCGGCCGCGGCTGCGCGCTGCCTGA
- a CDS encoding alpha-L-glutamate ligase-like protein — translation MRRLFARARALRARGVLGINQRNGAFVLPLNPRQHYPRVDDKLITKRLAQAAGIPTPALHGVIAFQHQLRDLGAMFAGRTSFVLKPARGAQGNGIVVVTGSDGNGGFRKSSGALLTAAALRQHVSNTISGLFSLRGDVDACLLEERVVLHAAFAPIARFGVPDVRVIVYRGLPIMAMCRLPTAQSDGRANLHQGAIGAGIAIRDGRIVHAALQNAGVTHHVDTGAPIVGFTIPLWDDVLSLAVRSAEMSGLGYLGVDIVIDARHGPQLLELNARPGLAIQVANAEGLLPRLRRAERVPSDALSTWSNRLQVARQLF, via the coding sequence ATGCGGCGTCTCTTCGCCCGCGCCCGCGCCCTGCGCGCGCGCGGCGTGCTCGGCATCAATCAGCGCAACGGCGCCTTCGTCCTGCCGCTCAATCCGCGCCAGCACTACCCGCGGGTCGACGACAAGCTGATCACCAAGCGCCTGGCGCAGGCGGCCGGGATCCCCACGCCGGCCCTGCACGGCGTCATCGCCTTCCAGCATCAGCTCCGCGACCTGGGGGCGATGTTCGCCGGCCGGACGTCCTTCGTCCTCAAGCCGGCCCGCGGCGCCCAGGGCAACGGCATCGTGGTCGTGACCGGGAGCGACGGCAACGGCGGCTTCCGCAAGAGCAGCGGCGCGCTGCTCACCGCGGCGGCGCTGCGCCAACACGTCTCGAACACCATTTCCGGGCTCTTCTCGCTGCGCGGCGACGTCGATGCCTGTCTGCTCGAGGAGCGCGTCGTCCTGCACGCGGCGTTCGCCCCCATCGCCCGCTTCGGCGTCCCCGACGTGCGCGTGATCGTCTATCGCGGCCTGCCGATCATGGCCATGTGCCGCCTGCCGACCGCGCAATCGGACGGCCGCGCCAATCTGCACCAGGGGGCCATCGGCGCCGGCATCGCCATCCGCGATGGGCGCATCGTCCACGCGGCGCTGCAGAACGCGGGCGTCACCCACCACGTCGACACCGGCGCGCCGATCGTCGGCTTCACCATTCCGCTCTGGGACGACGTGCTCTCCCTCGCCGTCCGCTCGGCGGAGATGAGCGGCCTCGGGTATCTCGGCGTCGACATCGTCATCGACGCGCGCCACGGACCGCAGCTCCTCGAGCTCAACGCCCGCCCGGGCCTCGCCATCCAGGTGGCGAACGCCGAAGGCCTCCTGCCGCGGCTGCGGCGCGCCGAGCGCGTCCCCAGCGACGCCCTCTCCACATGGTCGAATCGTCTGCAGGTCGCGCGCCAGCTCTTCTGA
- a CDS encoding transglutaminase domain-containing protein, giving the protein MVESSAGRAPALLIGAVLALLASPATAAPPPSTWEVTVALRLDGGGGTPVSARVALPPNDDLQELRDVSVQARGLTATVVRDGDAPHVELRGKLKGARRVAVQYVVHRARATGTLPVILPLDAPPPALLPFLMPSPTFQSRSILVRDFLETNVAPMLSTPGAPDLVRTLHQVTRDRFTWAGDGKTLTLDVIRSGRGRRIGIERVFTTFLRCARIPARFVEGVNLASSTHRKRVFWTEVWGQNRWWPVSASSGWIGRLPLTYVALTRDGQRAVQVEGAADFSYAIQAKPLPEAPA; this is encoded by the coding sequence ATGGTCGAATCGTCTGCAGGTCGCGCGCCAGCTCTTCTGATCGGCGCCGTCCTGGCGCTGCTCGCCAGCCCGGCGACGGCGGCGCCGCCGCCCTCGACCTGGGAGGTGACGGTGGCGTTGCGCCTCGATGGCGGCGGCGGCACGCCGGTGAGCGCCCGCGTCGCCCTGCCGCCGAACGACGACCTGCAGGAGCTGCGCGACGTGTCGGTCCAGGCGCGAGGGCTGACCGCCACCGTGGTGCGCGACGGCGATGCGCCGCACGTCGAGCTGCGGGGCAAGCTCAAGGGCGCTCGCCGCGTCGCCGTCCAGTACGTCGTGCACCGCGCCCGCGCCACCGGTACCCTGCCGGTGATCCTGCCGCTCGACGCGCCGCCACCGGCCCTGCTGCCCTTCCTCATGCCCAGCCCGACCTTCCAATCGCGCTCGATCCTGGTGCGCGACTTCCTGGAGACCAATGTCGCGCCGATGCTGAGCACGCCGGGGGCGCCGGATCTCGTCCGCACCCTGCACCAGGTGACGCGCGACCGCTTCACCTGGGCGGGGGACGGCAAGACCCTGACGCTCGACGTCATCCGCTCCGGCCGGGGCAGACGCATCGGCATCGAGCGCGTCTTCACCACCTTTCTGCGCTGCGCGCGCATCCCGGCGCGCTTCGTCGAGGGCGTCAACCTGGCCAGCAGCACGCACCGCAAGCGCGTCTTCTGGACCGAGGTCTGGGGCCAGAACCGCTGGTGGCCGGTCAGCGCCTCCTCCGGTTGGATCGGCCGCCTGCCGCTGACCTACGTGGCGCTCACCCGCGATGGCCAGCGCGCGGTGCAGGTCGAGGGCGCCGCCGATTTCAGCTACGCCATCCAGGCCAAGCCACTGCCCGAGGCGCCGGCATGA
- the metH gene encoding methionine synthase, with amino-acid sequence MGYRSGSMTDADRRRQALDEAIRERILVLDGATGTALQALNLTADDFGGPDLEGCNEHLVLSRPDAIRQVHRGYLEAGADLIETDSFGGTRIVLAEYGLQDQVFAINEAAARLAREMADAHSTPEKPRFVAGSMGPGTRTISITENVTFDQVRRAYHEQTLGLAAGGADLLFLETQQDTLNVKASLLGIDDAFAELGRTLPIVLSVSIETWGTMLAGQPVESLYVSVAHRDLFAIGLNCATGPDFMTDHLRTLSEVSRFPISCFPNAGLPDEEGRYNELPPMLARKIERFCAAGWINIIGGCCGTTPEHIRMIAAIAAQYPPRRAAAPRRSVVSGLETLVVDQDTRPVIVGERTNVLGSRKFKQLIAEGKIEEASEVGRLQVRRGAHVLDVCLQDPDRNETEDLTAFLEMLVKKVKVPIMIDSTDAAAIEAALQRTQGKSLINSVNLEDGEERFHRVVPLARRYGAALVVGCIDEDKQQAQAITRERKLAIAQRSHDLLTTAYGMAAEDLYIDALVFPVGTGDRNYIGAGVETIEGIRLIKQALPQCKTILGVSNVSFGLPAAGREVLNAVFLYHCVQAGLDMAIVNSEKLERYASIPEEERRLAEDLIWWRGDDPIAAFSAHFRAKSPRAAVVERSDLTLDQRLGRYILEGTKEGLYADLDEALGDRAPLEIINGPLMAGMDEVGRLFANNEMIVAEVLQSAEAMKAAVGHLEPHMEKSDAALKGRIVLATVKGDVHDIGKNLVDIILSNNGFRIVNLGIKVPPEELVKAYKEHQPDAIGLSGLLVKSAQMMVATAQDLRNAGVSCPILVGGAALSNRFTRLKIAPEYEGVVAYASDAMSGLDLANQLMDPARRPNLEERLAREGASLRAEAEQRAAASVGVAPVAPAVVRRDHDIPTPPDLKLHVLRDYDLDAIFPYINPVMLYNRHLGFKGKYVEALARGDSGALEWRQRVREVEEVMLARPDIRAAAVYKFFRAASEGETLHILSPDGATVLTSFHFGRQTVNEGLCLADYTLPRGERPDYVGMFATTVGPGVRALAEQWKAEGEYVRSHILQVLALEGAEAFAELLHQKMREMWGIPDAPGTTIQDLFKVRYRGIRVSFGYPACPRLEDQAPLFRLLEVEQQIGVHLTDGFMMEPEGSVSALVFHHPDAKYFSLSPGDTEKLERALDEGSRIGAAV; translated from the coding sequence ATGGGTTACAGGTCGGGATCTATGACCGATGCAGACCGCCGCCGACAGGCGCTCGACGAGGCGATCCGGGAGCGCATCCTGGTCCTCGACGGCGCCACCGGGACCGCCCTCCAGGCGCTGAATCTCACCGCCGACGACTTCGGCGGCCCGGATCTCGAGGGCTGCAACGAGCACCTGGTGCTCAGCCGGCCCGACGCCATCCGGCAGGTGCACCGCGGCTATCTCGAGGCCGGCGCCGACCTGATCGAGACCGACTCCTTCGGCGGCACCCGCATCGTGCTCGCCGAATACGGGCTGCAGGACCAGGTGTTCGCGATCAACGAAGCGGCCGCCCGTCTGGCGCGCGAAATGGCGGACGCCCATTCGACGCCGGAGAAGCCGCGTTTCGTCGCCGGCTCGATGGGCCCGGGCACGCGCACCATCTCGATCACCGAGAACGTCACCTTCGATCAGGTGCGCCGCGCCTATCACGAGCAGACCCTCGGCCTGGCGGCGGGCGGCGCCGACCTGCTCTTCCTCGAGACCCAGCAGGACACGCTGAACGTCAAGGCGTCGTTGCTCGGCATCGACGACGCCTTCGCCGAGCTCGGCCGCACCCTGCCGATCGTGCTGTCGGTGTCGATCGAGACCTGGGGCACCATGCTGGCCGGGCAGCCGGTCGAGTCGCTGTACGTCTCGGTGGCGCATCGCGACCTCTTCGCCATCGGCCTCAACTGCGCCACCGGCCCCGACTTCATGACCGACCACCTGCGCACCCTGTCCGAGGTCTCGCGCTTCCCGATCTCGTGCTTCCCCAATGCCGGCCTGCCGGACGAGGAGGGGCGCTACAACGAGCTGCCGCCGATGCTGGCCAGGAAGATCGAGCGCTTCTGCGCCGCGGGCTGGATCAACATCATCGGCGGCTGCTGCGGCACCACGCCGGAGCACATCCGCATGATCGCCGCGATCGCCGCCCAGTATCCGCCGCGCCGGGCGGCGGCGCCGCGGCGCAGCGTCGTCTCCGGGCTCGAGACGCTGGTCGTCGACCAGGACACGCGGCCGGTGATCGTCGGCGAGCGCACCAACGTGCTCGGCAGCCGGAAGTTCAAGCAACTCATCGCCGAGGGCAAGATCGAGGAGGCCTCGGAGGTCGGCCGCCTGCAGGTGCGCCGCGGCGCGCACGTCCTCGACGTCTGCCTGCAGGATCCCGACCGCAACGAGACCGAGGACCTGACGGCCTTCCTCGAGATGCTGGTGAAGAAGGTCAAGGTCCCGATCATGATCGACTCGACCGACGCGGCGGCGATCGAGGCGGCGCTCCAGCGCACCCAGGGCAAGTCGCTGATCAATTCGGTCAACCTCGAGGACGGCGAGGAGCGCTTCCACCGCGTCGTGCCGCTGGCGCGCCGCTACGGCGCGGCGCTGGTCGTGGGCTGCATCGACGAGGACAAGCAGCAGGCGCAGGCGATCACCCGCGAGCGCAAGCTCGCCATCGCCCAACGCTCGCACGACCTGCTGACGACGGCGTACGGGATGGCGGCCGAGGACCTGTACATCGACGCCCTGGTCTTCCCGGTCGGCACCGGCGATCGGAACTACATCGGCGCCGGCGTCGAGACGATCGAGGGCATCCGCCTGATCAAGCAGGCGCTGCCGCAGTGCAAGACGATCCTCGGCGTCTCCAACGTGTCGTTCGGCCTGCCGGCCGCGGGCCGCGAGGTGCTGAACGCAGTGTTCCTCTACCACTGCGTCCAGGCCGGGCTCGACATGGCGATCGTCAACTCCGAGAAGCTCGAGCGCTACGCGTCGATCCCGGAGGAGGAGCGGCGGCTCGCCGAGGACCTGATCTGGTGGCGCGGCGACGATCCGATCGCCGCCTTCAGCGCCCACTTCCGCGCCAAGTCGCCGCGCGCGGCGGTGGTCGAGCGCAGCGATCTGACGCTCGACCAGCGCCTCGGCCGTTACATCCTCGAGGGCACCAAGGAGGGCCTCTACGCCGACCTCGACGAGGCGCTCGGCGACCGCGCGCCGCTCGAGATCATCAACGGGCCGCTGATGGCCGGCATGGACGAGGTCGGGCGCCTGTTCGCGAACAACGAGATGATCGTCGCCGAGGTGCTGCAGTCCGCGGAGGCGATGAAGGCGGCGGTCGGTCACCTCGAGCCGCACATGGAGAAGAGCGACGCGGCGCTCAAGGGTCGCATCGTGCTCGCCACCGTCAAGGGCGACGTCCACGACATCGGCAAGAATCTGGTCGACATCATCCTCAGCAACAACGGCTTCCGCATCGTCAACCTGGGCATCAAGGTGCCGCCGGAAGAGCTGGTGAAGGCGTACAAGGAGCACCAGCCCGACGCCATCGGGCTCTCCGGCCTGCTGGTGAAGTCGGCGCAGATGATGGTCGCGACGGCGCAGGACCTGCGCAACGCCGGCGTCTCCTGCCCGATCCTGGTCGGCGGCGCGGCGCTGTCGAACCGCTTCACCCGCCTGAAGATCGCGCCCGAATACGAGGGCGTCGTCGCCTACGCCAGCGACGCCATGAGCGGGCTCGACCTGGCCAACCAGTTGATGGATCCGGCGCGGCGCCCGAACCTGGAGGAGCGTCTGGCGCGCGAGGGCGCCAGTCTGCGCGCCGAGGCCGAGCAGCGCGCCGCGGCGAGCGTCGGGGTGGCGCCGGTGGCGCCGGCGGTGGTGCGTCGCGATCACGACATTCCGACGCCGCCGGACCTCAAGCTGCACGTCCTGCGCGACTACGATCTCGACGCGATCTTCCCCTACATCAACCCGGTGATGCTCTATAACCGTCACCTGGGCTTCAAGGGGAAGTACGTCGAGGCGCTGGCCAGGGGCGACAGCGGCGCCCTCGAGTGGCGGCAGCGGGTGCGCGAGGTCGAGGAGGTCATGCTCGCCCGGCCCGACATCCGCGCCGCCGCGGTCTACAAGTTCTTCCGCGCCGCCTCCGAGGGCGAGACGCTGCACATCCTGTCGCCGGACGGCGCCACGGTCCTGACCTCGTTCCACTTCGGCCGCCAGACGGTGAACGAGGGACTGTGCCTCGCCGACTACACGCTGCCGCGCGGCGAGCGCCCCGACTACGTCGGCATGTTCGCCACCACCGTCGGCCCCGGGGTGCGCGCGCTGGCCGAGCAGTGGAAGGCGGAGGGCGAGTACGTGCGCTCGCACATCCTGCAGGTGCTGGCGCTCGAGGGCGCGGAGGCGTTCGCCGAGCTCTTGCACCAGAAGATGCGCGAGATGTGGGGCATTCCCGATGCGCCGGGGACCACCATCCAGGACCTGTTCAAGGTCCGCTACCGCGGCATCCGCGTCTCGTTCGGCTACCCCGCCTGCCCGCGCCTGGAGGACCAGGCGCCGCTCTTCCGCCTGCTCGAGGTCGAGCAGCAGATCGGCGTCCATCTCACCGACGGCTTCATGATGGAGCCGGAGGGGTCGGTGTCGGCGCTGGTGTTCCACCACCCCGACGCGAAGTACTTCAGCCTCAGCCCCGGCGACACGGAAAAGCTCGAGCGCGCCCTCGACGAGGGATCGCGCATCGGCGCGGCGGTGTAG
- a CDS encoding YihY/virulence factor BrkB family protein produces the protein MSASDRVGGFSRHVPGPVRLVGIAGWRFYMDQCLVRASALAYTSLLSIVPLLAVMFSVLKGLGAQQRLEAVLLSRLSLDAETVNLIIGYIDKTNFGTLGALGAAALIVTVISVLGNVEASLNLIWRVAQQRTAWRKVMDYVGVVMLTPFLLLAATTITSASQAHTLLQWMLDNGYLGGFAVRLLELSPIAINTAGIAVLYAVMPNRRPAWGPLLVGAAFAGVAWHLAQVGYVSLQVGVARNNAIYGALAQLPVTLVWLYVSWAVVLAGAELAAVLELGGDAVQSAGAEREEALALELLLRAADAFAAGRHGIELAKVARALRTDLGVVQEAAAPLITRGWLLPVEDRAGTFVLGCDAHRIRLAELAGETLVNGLPGHLDPRVRQALGRRADDLTRLWAERTLADLL, from the coding sequence ATGAGCGCGAGCGACCGCGTCGGCGGCTTCAGCCGCCACGTCCCCGGGCCGGTGCGGCTGGTCGGCATCGCCGGCTGGCGCTTCTACATGGATCAGTGCCTGGTCCGCGCCTCGGCGCTCGCCTACACCTCCCTGCTGTCCATCGTGCCGCTGCTGGCGGTGATGTTCTCGGTCCTCAAGGGGCTCGGCGCCCAGCAGCGCCTCGAAGCGGTGCTGCTGTCGCGGCTGTCGCTCGATGCCGAGACCGTCAACCTGATCATCGGCTACATCGACAAGACCAACTTCGGCACCCTGGGCGCGCTCGGCGCGGCGGCGCTGATCGTCACGGTCATCAGCGTGCTCGGCAACGTCGAGGCGAGCCTGAACCTGATCTGGCGCGTCGCGCAGCAACGGACCGCCTGGCGCAAGGTGATGGACTACGTCGGGGTCGTCATGCTGACCCCGTTCCTGCTCCTCGCGGCGACGACGATCACCTCCGCCAGCCAGGCGCACACGCTGCTGCAGTGGATGCTCGACAACGGCTACCTCGGCGGGTTTGCCGTGCGCCTGCTCGAGCTGTCGCCGATCGCCATCAACACGGCCGGCATCGCCGTGCTCTACGCCGTGATGCCGAATCGACGCCCGGCCTGGGGACCGCTGCTGGTGGGCGCCGCGTTCGCCGGCGTCGCCTGGCACCTCGCGCAGGTCGGTTACGTCAGCCTGCAGGTCGGGGTGGCGCGCAACAACGCCATCTACGGCGCGCTGGCGCAGTTGCCGGTGACGCTGGTGTGGCTGTACGTGAGCTGGGCGGTGGTGCTCGCCGGCGCCGAGCTGGCGGCGGTGCTCGAGCTCGGCGGGGACGCGGTCCAGTCGGCGGGCGCGGAGCGCGAGGAGGCGCTCGCCCTGGAGCTGCTGCTGCGCGCCGCCGACGCCTTCGCCGCCGGCCGGCACGGGATCGAGCTGGCGAAGGTGGCACGGGCGCTGCGCACCGATCTCGGCGTCGTGCAGGAGGCCGCCGCGCCACTGATCACGCGCGGCTGGTTGCTGCCGGTCGAGGACCGCGCCGGCACCTTCGTGCTGGGCTGCGACGCGCACCGCATCCGCCTCGCCGAGCTCGCCGGCGAGACGCTGGTGAACGGCCTGCCCGGGCACCTCGATCCGCGGGTGCGCCAGGCCCTTGGCCGCCGCGCCGACGACCTGACCCGGCTGTGGGCCGAGCGCACGCTGGCCGACCTGCTGTAG
- a CDS encoding SDR family oxidoreductase yields MAEISGRHALVTGGASGIGRLMALELAAAGARVTIWDINGAALQATVDDLAAVPGSHARGFVCDVADRAQVYARAAETAAAGGPVDILVNNAGVVSGKDFLELPDDKIEATFAINVLALFWTSKAFLPAMIARGSGHIVTIASASGLIGVARLADYAASKWAATGFDESLRAELRKIAPGVLTTVVCPFYINTGMFRGVRSRFPWLLPILEEDDVARRVVRAIARGQRRLLLPWAVHLLPLLRVLPVGVFDWLANVLGVNSSMDEFVGRGGA; encoded by the coding sequence ATGGCAGAGATCTCCGGCAGGCACGCCCTGGTCACCGGCGGCGCGAGCGGCATCGGTCGCCTGATGGCCCTCGAGCTGGCCGCGGCCGGGGCGCGGGTGACCATCTGGGACATCAATGGCGCGGCGCTGCAGGCGACGGTCGACGACCTGGCCGCGGTGCCGGGCAGCCACGCCCGCGGCTTCGTCTGCGACGTCGCCGATCGCGCCCAGGTCTACGCGCGCGCCGCCGAGACCGCCGCGGCGGGCGGTCCGGTCGACATCCTCGTCAACAACGCCGGCGTCGTCAGCGGCAAGGACTTTCTCGAGCTGCCGGACGACAAGATCGAGGCGACCTTCGCGATCAACGTGCTGGCGCTGTTCTGGACCAGCAAGGCGTTCCTGCCGGCGATGATCGCGCGCGGCAGCGGCCACATCGTCACCATCGCCTCGGCCTCGGGGCTGATCGGCGTCGCCCGGCTGGCCGACTACGCGGCCAGCAAATGGGCGGCGACCGGCTTCGACGAATCGCTGCGCGCCGAGCTGCGCAAGATCGCCCCCGGCGTGCTGACCACCGTGGTCTGCCCGTTCTACATCAACACCGGCATGTTCCGCGGCGTGCGCTCGCGCTTCCCGTGGCTGCTGCCGATCCTGGAGGAGGACGACGTGGCGCGCCGCGTCGTGCGCGCCATCGCGCGCGGGCAGCGGCGCCTGCTGTTGCCCTGGGCCGTGCACCTGCTGCCGCTGTTGCGCGTCCTGCCGGTCGGGGTCTTCGATTGGCTGGCGAACGTCCTCGGCGTCAACAGCTCGATGGACGAGTTCGTCGGCCGCGGCGGGGCGTAG
- a CDS encoding PilT/PilU family type 4a pilus ATPase, whose amino-acid sequence MRALDSLLGILVQQGGDELRLVAKQRPRMFAGASELSLTMPVMSADGIRHLLDDLWRASAGELARGGQVTRAYRSAELGTFAVHLTQRDGGPLEVAFRRAIDEGAAAMDNEAEAVIGAVPPALYAVLSRAQARGASDVHLGPGAPPVMRVNGALALLDDVPPCDPAVLLGERGEGEVSVDRALEVPGIGRLRVNVYRSAEGLCAAIRLLRREAPDLAALNLPPQLAALTELPHGLVIACGPTGCGKSTTLAALLEHALRARARVLVTLEDPIEYRIRPQRPAGLVRQREVGTHVRDFASGLRDALREDPDLLLIGEMRDPETISLALTAAETGHLVFASLHSRTAPSAIERVVDTYPPERQRQVRVQLAEALRAVVAQRLVATADGGGVVPAVEILRVTHGVANLIREHRTAQLVSALQAGGAEGMLVLERHLADLVRGGRIARDAALTAANDPATLQEYLRQ is encoded by the coding sequence ATGCGCGCCCTCGACAGTCTGCTCGGCATCCTGGTCCAGCAGGGCGGCGACGAGCTGCGCCTGGTCGCCAAGCAGCGCCCGCGCATGTTCGCCGGCGCGAGCGAGCTGTCGCTGACCATGCCGGTGATGTCCGCCGACGGCATCCGCCATCTGCTCGACGACCTGTGGCGCGCCAGCGCCGGCGAGCTGGCGCGCGGCGGGCAGGTGACGCGCGCCTATCGCAGCGCCGAGCTGGGAACCTTTGCCGTGCACCTCACGCAGCGCGACGGCGGGCCGCTGGAGGTCGCCTTCCGGCGCGCCATCGACGAGGGCGCCGCGGCGATGGACAACGAAGCCGAGGCGGTGATCGGCGCCGTGCCGCCGGCTCTGTACGCGGTGCTGTCGCGCGCCCAGGCGCGCGGCGCCTCCGACGTCCACCTCGGCCCCGGCGCGCCGCCGGTGATGCGCGTCAACGGCGCGCTGGCGCTGCTCGACGACGTCCCGCCGTGCGACCCGGCCGTGCTCCTCGGCGAACGAGGCGAGGGCGAGGTCTCGGTCGACCGCGCCCTCGAGGTGCCGGGGATCGGCCGACTGCGGGTGAACGTCTACCGCAGCGCCGAGGGCCTGTGCGCCGCCATCCGCCTGCTGCGCCGCGAGGCGCCGGACCTGGCGGCGCTCAATCTGCCGCCGCAGCTCGCCGCCCTCACCGAGCTGCCGCACGGCCTGGTGATCGCCTGCGGCCCGACCGGGTGCGGCAAGAGCACGACCCTGGCGGCGCTCCTCGAACATGCGCTGCGCGCGCGCGCCCGCGTCCTGGTGACCCTCGAGGATCCGATCGAGTACCGCATCCGACCGCAGCGGCCGGCCGGCCTGGTTCGCCAGCGCGAGGTCGGCACCCACGTGCGCGACTTCGCCAGCGGTCTGCGCGATGCGCTGCGCGAGGATCCGGACCTGCTGCTGATCGGCGAGATGCGCGATCCCGAGACCATCTCGCTGGCGCTGACCGCCGCCGAGACCGGCCACCTGGTGTTCGCCAGCCTGCACAGCCGCACCGCGCCCTCGGCCATCGAACGGGTCGTCGACACCTATCCGCCGGAGCGCCAGCGACAGGTGCGAGTGCAGCTCGCCGAGGCGCTGCGGGCGGTGGTGGCGCAGCGCCTGGTGGCGACCGCCGACGGCGGCGGCGTGGTGCCGGCGGTGGAGATCCTGCGCGTCACCCACGGCGTCGCCAACCTGATCCGCGAGCACCGCACCGCCCAGTTGGTCAGCGCCCTGCAGGCCGGCGGCGCCGAGGGGATGCTGGTACTGGAGCGCCACCTCGCCGACCTGGTGCGCGGCGGCCGCATCGCCCGCGACGCGGCGCTGACCGCCGCCAACGATCCGGCGACGTTGCAGGAGTACCTGCGGCAGTGA
- a CDS encoding response regulator: protein MQRRGRPVLIVDDDNDVREVLGFMLSTAGFNVETAADGREGLAKLRAARPRVVVLDLTMPEMDGQMFRRAQLADDDEAVRAIPVVCYSAAPDLKAVAESLGVAYVEKTGEIGELLQEIRRRCTG from the coding sequence ATGCAGCGCAGGGGCCGGCCGGTGCTGATCGTCGACGACGACAATGACGTGCGCGAGGTGCTGGGCTTCATGCTGTCGACGGCCGGGTTCAACGTCGAAACGGCGGCGGACGGGCGGGAGGGGCTGGCGAAGCTGCGCGCCGCCCGGCCGCGCGTCGTGGTGCTCGACCTGACGATGCCCGAGATGGATGGGCAGATGTTCCGCCGCGCCCAGCTCGCGGACGACGACGAGGCGGTGCGCGCGATCCCGGTGGTCTGCTACTCGGCGGCGCCCGATCTGAAGGCGGTCGCCGAGTCGCTCGGCGTCGCCTACGTCGAGAAGACGGGTGAGATCGGCGAGCTGCTGCAGGAGATCCGCCGCCGCTGCACGGGCTGA
- a CDS encoding tyrosine-type recombinase/integrase: MKVDGLTGSIYQRGGVWWVKYRQHGRVLRESTGSAERLAAEKLLLKRNAAVEEGRTINLQLNRCKVSRLFDLVLTDYEVKQRKSVGKTRERLRKHLLPFFGHRFAAFVTSETVGEYIIRRQQAKRPAKPATINRELAILSRAFKLGRKARLVDQAPAIEKLPERNVRSGFFTRPQLEAVCAHLQAPLVAFFRFLYLTGWRSGEVKALQWRHVDFEAQTIRLDAGTTKNDEGRVIRFTAEVGALLEAQRAYTDAVNRDRGALCQHVFHRNGKPLVDYYDAWRRACLKAGLATKDATGRIKAHRTPHDFRRSAARNLIRAGVHQTVARAFTGHKTESIFTRYNITAEADLIEATERLDRYQQDEAARLSGGHNLGTIGHSEPKTARAGRAK; the protein is encoded by the coding sequence ATGAAGGTCGACGGGCTCACGGGATCAATCTACCAGCGTGGCGGTGTCTGGTGGGTGAAGTACCGCCAGCACGGCCGCGTCCTGCGCGAGAGCACCGGCAGCGCCGAGCGGCTGGCGGCGGAAAAGCTGCTGCTCAAGCGTAATGCCGCCGTCGAAGAGGGCCGCACAATCAACCTGCAGCTCAACCGCTGCAAGGTCAGCCGGCTCTTTGACCTGGTGCTCACCGACTACGAGGTGAAGCAGCGCAAGAGCGTCGGCAAGACGCGCGAACGCCTGCGGAAGCACTTGCTGCCGTTCTTCGGGCACCGGTTCGCCGCGTTCGTCACGTCGGAGACCGTGGGCGAGTACATCATTCGCCGCCAGCAGGCGAAGCGGCCGGCGAAGCCGGCGACCATCAACCGCGAGCTGGCGATTCTCTCTCGTGCGTTCAAGCTGGGGCGCAAGGCACGGCTGGTCGACCAGGCGCCCGCGATCGAGAAGCTGCCGGAACGCAACGTCCGTAGCGGGTTCTTCACCCGCCCACAGCTCGAGGCGGTGTGCGCGCACCTGCAGGCTCCGCTGGTCGCGTTCTTCCGCTTTCTGTACCTCACCGGCTGGCGCAGCGGCGAGGTGAAGGCGCTCCAGTGGCGACACGTCGACTTCGAGGCGCAGACGATCCGCCTGGATGCCGGCACCACGAAGAACGATGAGGGCCGAGTCATCCGCTTCACCGCCGAGGTGGGCGCGCTCCTCGAGGCGCAGCGCGCCTATACCGATGCCGTCAACCGCGACCGCGGCGCGCTGTGTCAGCACGTCTTTCACCGCAACGGCAAGCCGCTGGTCGACTACTACGACGCCTGGCGGCGCGCCTGTCTCAAGGCCGGCCTGGCGACGAAGGATGCGACGGGCCGCATCAAGGCGCACCGCACGCCGCACGACTTCCGCCGTTCGGCGGCGCGCAACCTGATCCGCGCTGGCGTGCATCAGACGGTCGCGCGCGCGTTCACCGGGCACAAGACGGAGTCGATTTTCACGCGGTACAACATCACCGCCGAGGCGGACCTGATCGAGGCCACCGAACGGCTCGACCGCTACCAGCAAGACGAAGCGGCGCGGTTGAGCGGCGGGCACAATCTGGGCACAATTGGCCATTCTGAGCCGAAAACGGCTCGCGCGGGGCGCGCCAAGTAG